GCCACTAGAGATCGCTTGGTTTGTCTTCAGTAATGATCTCGCAAATCTACCGGATCATCTGAGGGAAGGACACTGCCTCTCCGGCCTAATGTTCTTTTTGGCAGGAATTGAGCCCCAGAAGTGCCACCCAGATAAAGCCATCGCTAGATTTCAGACAGGAGCTATATCCGAAGTGTTAGCACTGATTTGGGTTCGTCTCGGCCGCAAGGTGATCTAGACCTTTTGCGACGAGCAGTGCTCTTCTACctgaaagaagctctttttGGAGCGCACTGATAACAATaattcaaagatgaaacGCTTCAGATGCCTAATTATCATTAGCCTGCAGATCTCAGCGACAAAGAGTTATACAGACGGCCTGCagcttttcgatctcaGCTCGTCGTCATAGGCACACAaatgatttcttggcaaaaaaaTTACGTCAATGTCCCACGCCATGCCCGCTTACCTCCCCCATACACTAATTGGAAGAGCGTCAAGAGTTGATGGAAAGACCTGACTACTCACAGATCCGCTTGAGAAACGAAGGAATccaaacaaagagaagccAAAAAGCAAAGGCCAGATGAATGGTGAACTATCTGCCATATACAAAGGCATACCAATATGCCAGTAAGAAAATCAAAGTAAGCCCACGATAGCCCAATCATCGTTTCAATTTTCTCCCCTCATTAATTCTTTGAATTAGCTGATTCTAAAATGGAATTTCTCGAGACACCTGCCGGAAGCCCATTGCAATATATGGCCACCGTCTACGGACGCGGTCTTAACTATGAACACCCCCACATTTTCCTTCCAAAGCAACGAGTGGGAAGGCCTTGCAAAAAATCGCATGTCACAAGAGGCGCTCGGTTACGTTTGCGGAAATGCCAGCAGTGAGACATAGGAGGCCTTTAAGAAATGGTCGATCGTGCCGCAGCGCTTGGTGAACACCACGTCCTATCCTTCCCTCAAAATCAATTTATTCGGACGGGAATTACCATCACCGATAGCAACTGCGCCAGTCGGAGTATTGCGTATTTTCAATCCTGACGGGGAAATTGCCGTTGCTAAGGCGGCCGCCAGGGAACAGATTCCGCATATTTACAGTTCTGCCAAGCAAATTTCTTTAGTGCTCTTTTCGTGAATTGAATACTTACTAACTTGGATGGCGTCCAAGCGACCTGAACAATGGCTACAATCCATTTCTGCGTTCTGACAGCATAGGAACAGCGCTCGGGTTTTCTGACCATTAGCCACTTCAAAGCAAAACATGGCAaacaagttgaagaagacttGCACAGCGTTCTTGCGTGAGCATTGGGATGAACCATCGTTTTGAAGGGGATTCAGTCAGTCCAAGATGCAAAGCATGCTGTAGAGTCCGGAATCGAAGGGATTATCATATCCAATCACGCTGGTAGACAGCAAGATGGTGGACCCGCATCTTTAGACTGTCTGGTTAAGATCGTTAAAGCGGTGGAAAGAAGACGGATATTATTTTCGATTCTGGTGTTCGCTGCGGTGCTGACATTGCAAAGGCGATGGCTATTGTGGTCCTTGTCTGTAGACCCTACGTCTACGGTTTGGTTTTGGGAGGCGAGGAGGGTGTTGGACATGTTTTACGCTCCTTACTCGGAAACCTAACGATGAATTTGCATCTTGCAGGCATCCCTTCTGTGTCTCAAAAGGACCTCAGCATTGACTCTCTGGAATATAGCGGCTGATGATAACAGGATAGATAGACATACCTCGCCAATTAATACTCCTATATAGCGCTCTGTGTAAATCTCAAGTTCGGATTTTAATAGTCAATACCTCAGAGCCAGTAATACGTTACTGAGCGTTACTTTTAATCAGTAGCCTGGCTAATCCTGCTCTCTAGTTCGCTTTTGATAAAGAACTTCTAAGTGTGCAGACAATTGCAGCTATTCTTCGCATTCAAAGAATCACCTACCAGGCGATCGAATTCGTGAACTAAGCTAAGAGACACTACAGATCGGTTGAAGAGCGAAAAACGATTACTCGTTCAAATAAGATGGAGAATCAAATTTGCTATGCTCTCAACGGTGCCGCTTCTGTGCGAAAACGCTCAGGTACAATGCGTAGCTGCTAAATCCTACAAGAAAGGGTGCGAAGGTTCCCTTGTTTTTTCCCCCGACAACCTTCATACTTAATCaacttttttttttcttaCCAAAGCTGATCATCGGTTGTCATGGAAACACCGCATTGTCTGCAAAATGAAACGATGATTACAGTAGCAACGCAAGAAATGCTAACCCAAATACATACTTCTTGCGGTTCAAGCCACCGATACCAACTGGCAGAGTAGCAATGGCAAACACAAGGATTGGGCACTGCGATGCGGGGACAGAGTACGACTTTGAGCAGAGAATAAGTTTTTAAGGGCCTAAGGGTATGAACAGAAGTGCCATTACAGGGTATTGGTAGTGAATCCAATAATATAAAAGAGGCTATGTCTACGAGTGATGGGTAATGTTTCAAATGCCGTTTTGTTAACCATCTAAGCAAGTACTAAAAATGTCTTCGAAGATGGAGTGCAAACCGGGTAAGATCGCTGTGGTCGGAGTTGGCAATCTAGGATCGGCCACTGCATACACACTGCTGCTTAAAGGCTTGGCAGCTGAAATCATTTTGATTGATATCagtgaaaagaaggctGAGGGAGAATGTATGGATTTGTGTCATGCAGTACCTTTCTCTTGTGAAACGCAAATCCGAGTGGGAAAATGCGAGGACTGTGCCGGATGTGCAATCGTAATCGTCGCCGGCGGTGAGAATGAGAAACCAGGACAAAGCAGAATGGATCTGGTTTCTGAAAATGCTAAGATCATGCAAGATGTGATCCCCAAGATTGCTAGGAGTTCTCCCGAAGCCATCTTACTCATTGCCACTAATCCAGTAGACGTTATGACTTCGCTCGCCCAGAAATTGTCAGGCTTCCCTGCTCAACGCGTCATAGGGTCTGGGACGCTATTGGACTCGGCTCGATTCAAATGCAATTTGGGcaaatacttcaagatctccTCTAAAGATGTCAACGCTTTCGTAGTGGGTGAACATGGAGATAGCCAAGTTCCTGTTTGGTCCTTGGCATCGATTGCCGGTATGAGACTTTCGGATTACTGCGAGCAGTCTGGGACCAATTATGACAAAGCGGCCTTGCACAAGATTTACGAACAGACGCGCGATGCCTCTAGCAAGATCATTGAGTGCAAAGGCTCCACTGCTTATAGTACAGCTGCAGGTCTAGCCCAAATTGTGAGTGCTatattgaaagatgaaggcGTTTTGCTCCCTGTGTCAACAGTAGGTGACTATTATGGCGTCAAAAATATTTCGATGAGCGTTCCTGTTAAAGTCGGCTGCAACGGTGCTCAACATGTGGTAAAATTACCACTCcaggatgaagagatgaAAGCAGTACAAAAGTCTGCTGAAATTATCAAGTCAGTCTGCAAGCAGGCCGGCTGCGAGTAAGAAATTTCTTTATGGTTTTAAAGTTTGTATAGTTTAAGCTACTCGGTTTTCTGTTCGATCAGTTTCCATGGTAACCTGCCTTATTTGTCTAGGCTGCTAGTTCAGGAAGAGTTTGGCCTGGCAGCCTGCCATTTTAGGGTGCGGGTGCTTATTGCCATACGCAATCACAATTAATTTGCTATCAACCGCCAAGACTGCGGCAATAAGGCATTGGCGATCTGCCACTTAGAGTAGTTTTGCTGTTGGTCAGTTGGCACAGCTATACTTGTTCCCCAAATCCGCTGCTATAACTAGTTTTAAGTAATGGACGATCGGCCATCAAATGGGGCATGCTTGCAGCAGATAAATCTTTTTTTATTGATCAGAAACTCATACCTTTCTCGCTGTGAATAAAGCAAGTCTTCACATTTTTGTTGACAACTTCAATGACAACTACAGTTGGAAGCTATCTCGCTACAAGGTTCTCACAAGTAGGTATCGAGAATCACTTTGTGGTCGCCGGTGATTACAATTTGTCTTTATTGGATAAGTTACAAGAGCATCCTGAGCTGGAGGAGGTTAACTGCTGCAACGAATTGAACTGCTCTTTTGCTGCAGAGGGTTACGCAAGATCGAAAGGTGTCGCAGCCGTCGTTGTGACATTTAACGTTGGCGCATTCTCCGCCTTTAATGGAATTGGTAGTTCGTACGCTGAAAACCTCCCAGTCATCTTGGTGGTGGGATCCCCAAATACCAACGAGTCCATCGACCACAATCTTATTCACCATACCATTGGTACTCATAACCTTGATTACGAGTTTGAAATGGCCAAAAAAATCACTTGTGCTGCTGTGCAAATTAAGCATGCACAAGATGCACCAAGATTGATCGATTACGCCATCAGAAAATGTTTAACTAGGAAAAAGCCATGTTACATTGAGATTCCCACCAACATGGCCACGCAGGCTTGCCCCGCACCAGGCCCACTAGAAGGACTGTTATATCAATTACCGAGCGAGCCAAATACTCTTTCCAAAGCTGTCGATGCAGCTGCCAAGCTGATAGAAAGCCGTTCGAAACCTACCATGTTGGCAGGTTCAAGATTGAAATCAGCCGGAGCTGAAGAGTCCTTTTTGACACTAGCTGAAACATTGGGATGTGCAGTTGCCGTAATGCCGGCAgcaaaatctcttttcCCAGAGGACCATCCTCAATACGTCGGTGTTTATTGGGGAAACGTCAGCACAAAAAAGGCCGATGCCATCTTGCAGTGGTCCGATTTAACGATTTGTGCTGGTTGCGTTTTCACAGACTACAGCACTGCAGGTTGGACTTCTCCTCAACCTGCAGCTCATCGGCTCGAAGCAGATTCTGATGAGGTCAAGTTTTCAGGTCACTATTATGGTCATATCAAGCTTGCTGACTTTTTGGATGcattgaccaagaaagttAAGAAAAACGACAAAAGCTTGATTGAATACCGTCGTCTGCGTCCACCACCCCCGCTAGTAGAAGCTGCAGATCCGTCCGCTCCTCTGACAAGGCAAGAAATGACACGCCAGATTCAAGGACTCTTTAACTCCAACACCACTTtttttgcagaaactgGTGACTCTTGGTTTAACGGCATTCAAATGGATCTTCCTAGAGGAGCAAAATTCGAGGCTGAAATGCAGTGGGGTCACATCGGCTGGTCTATCCCCGCTTGTTTCGGATACTCAGTTGGTGCACCAGACAGACAGATAGTAACCATGGTAGGAGATGGTTCTTTCCAAGTGACAGTCCAGGAGGTTGCCCAAATGGTcagattgaagaaaccaattttgattttcttgatcaatAATTATGGCTATACCATCGAGGTGGAAATTCATGATGGGCCATACAACGATATCAAAAACTGGAATTATGCCGCTCTAATCGAAGCTTTCAACGCAGATGATGGACATGGGAAGGGATATCAGGTGAAAACCGGTGCGGAACTAGCAGAGGCTATTGAAAAGTCCAAAACTAACAATAAAGGTCCCACATTGATTGAAATCCAAATTCATAGAGATGACTGCACCACTGAGCTAGTTACTTGGGGTCAATATGTGGCACTAGCTAATGACCGACCTCCCATCAGCTAAGTACTTCAGGTTTGCGATCAGACAATCTCCCCTGTCACAATTTCGCCTTTCTGCTCGTTCACAGAGCCATTGAAATTTCGCCTCCAAGCGAGAGATAGAAGGATGATAATTGCTTGATTTCCCAACTATTGTGTTTGCTGTTCTGTGATAGAGCATGCCCCCCATCTGGCGCGGGGTTCAAGACTTACCAGTCAACTTGTCAAACAGTTTCTGTTTTATTGATTCGAGTTCTGGTTCTAGAATCAAATATTATTTCTGAAGATATCATTTAGACTCATATATCAAGCAACATTCCAAGTCCATCCTTATTGTAGTTGTTCGCATCAAAAGACTTATTTCGAATTTACTTACATTTGTGCAGAGCCTATAAAGTTccgtccttcttcaaaatttggGCTGCTGTATCGTGTACACACTCTCTCAACGATTTGAGAGAAAAACCGAGTATGTGTTTAGTCTTAGTGTTGTTGATAGATGGAAAGGTCTTATAGAGATCTTGACCCGATCCCGGATTTCCAACGGGAATCTTACCCTTCAATTGCGGGAAATCTTCATTAAGAATATCCAGCAAATCCTGATAGACAAATGAACCATTAGAGAGATACAATCTCTGCCCGATagcttccttcttttgaa
The nucleotide sequence above comes from Torulaspora globosa chromosome 6, complete sequence. Encoded proteins:
- a CDS encoding alpha-keto acid decarboxylase family protein is translated as MTTTVGSYLATRFSQVGIENHFVVAGDYNLSLLDKLQEHPELEEVNCCNELNCSFAAEGYARSKGVAAVVVTFNVGAFSAFNGIGSSYAENLPVILVVGSPNTNESIDHNLIHHTIGTHNLDYEFEMAKKITCAAVQIKHAQDAPRLIDYAIRKCLTRKKPCYIEIPTNMATQACPAPGPLEGLLYQLPSEPNTLSKAVDAAAKLIESRSKPTMLAGSRLKSAGAEESFLTLAETLGCAVAVMPAAKSLFPEDHPQYVGVYWGNVSTKKADAILQWSDLTICAGCVFTDYSTAGWTSPQPAAHRLEADSDEVKFSGHYYGHIKLADFLDALTKKVKKNDKSLIEYRRLRPPPPLVEAADPSAPLTRQEMTRQIQGLFNSNTTFFAETGDSWFNGIQMDLPRGAKFEAEMQWGHIGWSIPACFGYSVGAPDRQIVTMVGDGSFQVTVQEVAQMVRLKKPILIFLINNYGYTIEVEIHDGPYNDIKNWNYAALIEAFNADDGHGKGYQVKTGAELAEAIEKSKTNNKGPTLIEIQIHRDDCTTELVTWGQYVALANDRPPIS